A genome region from Nitrospira sp. includes the following:
- a CDS encoding SRPBCC family protein has product MRLVVLAFGCLLALMAEPVGSARAGEVGPDHLLRALVVQPDPEGGVRATATLLFPGGPAVLQSILSEYRNWPELFETQMRVAQVEEREGRVLTDIYISHALLPGEQRLLCESRPLPGGGLITHLKGGDFTRYHREWRLQPAGDGTQTRAEFDLLIEAKTLIPDWLVAVAMERELNTHFRLVRERALDRVTKER; this is encoded by the coding sequence GTGAGATTGGTTGTATTGGCATTCGGTTGCTTGCTGGCTCTGATGGCAGAGCCGGTCGGGAGCGCGAGGGCTGGAGAGGTTGGGCCAGACCATCTGCTCCGGGCTCTTGTCGTGCAGCCCGATCCTGAAGGTGGCGTTCGGGCAACGGCCACCCTGCTGTTTCCCGGCGGTCCTGCCGTTCTCCAGTCGATCCTGTCAGAGTACCGCAACTGGCCTGAACTCTTTGAGACCCAGATGCGGGTGGCGCAGGTTGAAGAGCGGGAGGGGCGGGTCCTCACGGATATCTATATTTCACATGCGCTTCTGCCCGGTGAACAGCGACTACTTTGTGAATCGCGGCCATTGCCGGGCGGAGGGCTCATCACGCACCTCAAGGGAGGGGATTTCACGCGGTATCATCGGGAGTGGCGGCTACAACCTGCCGGGGATGGCACTCAGACGCGAGCGGAGTTCGACCTATTGATCGAGGCAAAGACGCTCATCCCGGATTGGCTGGTCGCCGTGGCCATGGAACGGGAGCTCAATACCCACTTTCGGCTGGTTCGAGAACGCGCCTTGGATCGAGTCACGAAGGAAAGGTAA